The window CTTCGTCTACCCAACCCCCGAAGGCTCTGACTGGGACCAGGATCAGGGTGCGCGTATTGTCCACCAGAGCCTGCGGTCAATGCTCTACGGCGTGCTGTTCGCAATGTGCTGCGCAAATTCCACAGCCAATTCGACAACCGAGTGCGTCACGGCCGGATCACCGTCTTCGGCCGGGATCGGCACGCTGCACATTTCGGCACTTACCCAAAAGCTCGACCGGGAAGGGAAAGCTAAAGAGCTTGGCCTGGGCCACGCCCTTACGGTATGCCGTGAGGCATTCGGGCCTCTAGGCTGAGAGGCTAGGCACACGCGGATCGCGCCGGGCTACTGAACCTGATCTCCGACTACCCTTTGCCCAGGGTGATCCTGGTGCACGGCAAAGGTGGCGCGCGGGTAACCCTTTAGAGTCCCTACACAAGGACCGCAAGGTGGTGCAGGCGATCAACGGGTCAGTGGTGGACCTCGCAAGCCGCCGTAGTACGGCAAGGCCGCACGCGGCAATGCGCACCACCTCGCTAACGTGGGCGATTTTGAGCACGCTGCGGGAGAAAACCAGCCCTCGGAATATAAAGACAAATGTTTGCATTTTCAAACAAATGTCCGGCCTTCCTCTTCCCCGCACAAGGTTAGCAGGTTTAACACCCATGCAGAAGTGTGGGTGGAAGACGGGTTGGTGCTGATGAAGTTCCCGGACGAGGTGGACGTCGAACATCTTTTTCACAGGGGGCGCTACCGGATGGAGCTAAGGCGGAGTATGGATGCAGATCAACAAGATTTGCGAGTGGAGATCCTCAGAGGTCCATCCTGATCGAAATCCGCCTGCTGATTAACTAAATTATCAGTAAACTAAAAAATCAATTAACTGAATAATGAGTTTGCTGATTAGTTGATTAATCAATTAATCGCGCGTATCCTATAAACCATGATAATCACGGTCACTAGCCATAAGGGAGGAGTGGGCAAGACTGTTACGGCTGTACACCTTGCCGCTTATCTCAGTTGGCATACGGGTATGAGTAATGAGGCGTCAACCCTGCTAGTGGATGCAGATCCAAACCACAATGCCCTGCGCTGGCAGCAGCGTGGAGCGCTGCCCTTCAGTGTCGTAGCCGAAGAACAGGCGGCGGAACACGCCCCAAAGCACCAGCATATAGTCATAGATACACAAGGCCGTCCAGGTAAAGATGATTTAGAAGCGTTGGTACAGGGCTGTGATCTACTGGTGATCCCTTCTATGCCGGATGCACTCTCGCTGGACACCTTGATGCTAACTATCGGGGAGCTCGAAGAGCTAGGTCGAAAAGACGGGTATCGGGTACTTTTGACTTCGGTGCCGCCTTGGCCTATACGATCCGGCAGCAAAGCGAGAAGGACCCTAGAAGATCTCGGAGTACCACTATTCGACGCCGAAATACGTCGTAGGGAGGCATTTCAGAAAGCAGCCATTATGGGCGTGCCTGTATATGATGCTAAAGACAGACGGGCTACAGACGGCTGGAATGACTATTGCCGGGTAGCGGAGGAGATCACCACACAAACATGAGTACCGACCGAACTAGTAGCACAGGATTTGACTGGCTAACAAAAAGGAATTCCGATAGCGAAACCGACACGAGAGCTCCTTCGAGCGTGCCGGAGAAGGAGAATGAAGGTCCAAGCGAAAAGGACTCCTCTAAATCCTCTAAAGAGCCCCCCCGTCCTTCGCAGAGGGGTAACGCAAAAAGAAGTAACACACCGCGAGGGAAAACGGGATCGGCGCCAAAAAAGGGAAAGGCATCCAAGAGCAGAAATCCAGATTATGATCTTATGGGGGTTTATATCCGGAAGGAAGTCCGAAGACAGATTGATCGAGCGATAGCTGCTCGGAAGGCATCCGAAGAGAAGGTGCAATACAGTGATCTCGTTGAGGGGCTAATAGTCGAGTGGTTAGATAAGCAAGGATTTCCGCCAGAGTCAGAGGAGTCCGAAAATCAGTGATTTTAGTTAACTGATTAAGCAATTGTCTGATTAATCAGTTAATGGGCACTGGATAGAGCAAGCCACACATGTTTGCTTTGGGTACTGGTCCTGAACATCGCATGCACGCGTCTTGAGTCTGCAGAAGACCAGGAAGTAGGGGAGAGGAACAAGCCTAGATGCTTCATCCGACCGCCCGGACCCTTTGTGCCACGGGACCGCGCGAGCTCGAAGCGGGCTCGTAGAGGACGTACTCGCCGGACTCCAGCTCCCGGTCGTCCCGGATCTCGGAGCGGTGGAAGAATACGTCGCCGCCGCCGGGCCGTACTATAAACCCGAAACCTTTCTCGGAGTCGAAAAATTTAACTTTTCCCGGCTCGCCGGTGGCGCCGGCTGCGTGTGTGCCGTGATCGACTTGCCAGCCAGTACCCGCGGCCTTTTCCGGTCCTCCAGTCGCTGCATCCGCTGCGTCATTGCCGCCGAAGATCGAGAAAAGATCCGGGCTCTGTGCAGTATCTCCTGCGGGAGCTGGTTTGAGGATGATCCGGCAGGGCTCTATGACTACCCGGACATCACTCACACCGTCGAACCCTTCGCGGAAGCGGGGATCGTCGGCGACCGCCGGGTCCAGCCACAACCCGTAGCCCTCCTCGCCCTGGTCCAGCACTCCCTCGAAGACACTCACCGGCTTATCCAGTGTCTCGGCTTCGCCGGACGGGGTGGAGGGGGCCTCCCCGCCTCTGGGGCGCATGATCCGGTTGCGCGAGCGGAAAGACTGTACCGAGGAGGACGTGGTGCCGAGAGCGGTCCCTATCCACTCGTCCGAACGGCCCTGTGAAACCCACTGCTCTATCTCGGTGCGGTGCTTCGAAAGCGAAATACGCCTACGCTTACCGCCGGCGTGCTGAGAGTGTTGCATTAGACCTCCGCGTTGGCGCCCAAATGATTGCCCGATAAATACTCGTCAATAATACTCGCCAGTACATAGTAACGTACAGGACTGATACTGGACTGCACGGATGGCGAAACTATCCTTGAAAATCGCCATATAACCGGCATTAGCAAGGGTAGACCGTGGTGGATAAGCAAGGGTAGACCGTGGTGGATAAGCCCAACACTACCCGCAGCCTCGACGATACCTTAGAGGCCGTAGACGCTCTCTTCGCCGCCGATGGACCTCTCGCGGAGATCAAGGACGGCTACAGTCCGAGACCTGAACAGATCCAGCTCGCCAAGGAGACTGCGAGAGCCGTCCACGGCGCGGACACCCTGCTCGGGGATTGCCCCACGGGTGTAGGAAAGGGACTTGGCTACCTTGCGGGTGGAGTGCTAGCCGGAGGTAAGCTGGTGGTCTCCACGGCCACTCTCGCGCTCCAAGCGCAGCTCCTTAACCAGGACCTGCCGCTACTGCGTAAGGCGGTATGTAGGCTCTACGGCTACCCGGAGGAGGAGGGCTTCTCGTTCGCCGTGATGAAGGGTAGATCTAACTATCTCTGCATCAACCGCTACGAGAGCACCCTGCAGCAGCCCGGTATGCTCGACGGAAACACCCTCCAGGACCTCATAGACTTCCGCGAGTCCACCGAAACTGGCGACAGGGAGGACCTCCATAAACCCGTACCCGCCAGCCGGTGGCTCGAGGTAGCGTCAGATGGCGAAGACTGCGCTCCAAATGCGTGCAGTTTCCGAGAACAATGCTTCTACTATGCTCACCGCGACAAGGCCGCATCAGCGGACGTGATCGTGGTCAACCACGCTTTGCTTCTTGCGAATGCCGCCTCCTACGGCAATATCTTCGACGTCGGAGGCCGTCACCTAGTCGCGGACGAGGCGCACCGTCTCGAGGAGGTTATGGGGGAGGCCTTCGGCCTCAAGGTGTCAAACTGGCGCATCAAGTACGCCATGCGCCAGGCGCTCAAGAAAAACGAGGATCTGAAAGAGTACACCGACCGGGCCGAGTCCGCCGGTGACTTATTCTTCGAGGGGCTGCGTGAAAACGTCGAGCTTGGCTCCGAGGAAGCCGCCCCATCCTCTTACTCCACGCTCTACGATTCGCTTCAGTCGGTAGAGAGGCTTCTAAGGAACGACCCGCGCGAGGAGGCGAACAACCTCTCGTTCATGGTCATGCGGGTGCGAAAGGATCTCAAGGCGTTCTACTCCGATCCTCTCGCAAGCCACACTTACTCGGTGGTTGCCGGCAGATCGACAGATCCCAGGCGCAAGCCATACCCGGAGCTGCGTTCGTGGCTGATCGAGACCGGGGAGGTTTTCCGCGACGAGGTGCTCGGTCTGTTCGCCGATAAGGGCAAGGTCCTGGTCTCTGCGACCTTGGCCTCCTCGCGCAAAAAGGGCAGTGGGGGAGAATCCAGGGGCTCTTTCAGATACGCCCGCGAGCGGCTCGGCCTAAGAGAGGAGGACCTCGAGGCGGCTCTGAATGCCGAGAATGCCGAGCTGGACGAGGACGGGTTGCCGGCCGGAGCGTGCCCGGCCGGTGAGATAAGGGAGCTGGCATCGCCGGAGATCTTCGACTACTCCCGGCGCGCGCTGATCTACACGGAGCCCGCCAGCAACAATACGGATAAGCCAGCAGCCGACCTCGACACCGTACGCCGCACCGAGGAGCTCGTAGAGATCGCGGGCGGCAACACTCTCGTCTTGCTCTCTACCTCGCGCGCGGTGCGGGCTTTCCAGGAGAACTTCGAGACCGATTATCCGGTCAGATTCCAGGGAGAGGACTCCCCTGGAAGACTGGTGAAGTGGCTGCGCGAGACCGAAGGCGGAGTGCTAGTGGGCACGCGAATGTTCTGGGAGGGTTGTGACGTCTCGGGTGAGGCTCTTGGCTGCGTGGTCATTGATAAGGTACCTTTTGCTGCCCCGGACGATCCGGTAATAGCCGCCCTGGTATCCCGAGCGGGCAAGGATTGGTTCCGCTCTGTTACTCTGCCGAAGGCTCAGGTCGCGCTCAGGCAGGGCGCGGGAAGGCTAATGCGGACGGCCACGGACAGAGGCGTGATAGCCCTGCTGGATCCCAGGATAAACACCAAACCCTGGGGCAAGGCGGTGATGAACAGCCTGCCCGGTGCGCCGATTACCGACTCCATCGAGGACGTGCGCCGACTCTCGGGTACGTACTTCGGCCACAGAGGATCAGCCGGCCCGGAGCCTACGGATCGCCGGGACGACCGCCGCCGGGCGTGAAGTAGCGCCGGAACACCTCAAGGGCCAGTGCTGCCCACACCCCGAGTAGCACCAGCGCGCCCGCAAGCCACGTGATAAGAGTGGTTACGGAGCCTGACGCAGGTGCAGTGAGCCCCATTAGCAACAGCGCCGCCGACATCAACAATAAGGCAAGGGCCAGCCTGTTTGCCGAGAGGTGTTTAATACCGGGCATCTCGATGCTCCACTTCTCTATTCTTATGCCACAGGCGCTTACAGATAGCGCACCTCGTCCTCGGGCATGTACTGTGGCTCCTCAATCTCCTCCTCGACCGCGCGGCTGTTCTCCCAGATCGCCAGCTTCTCGTCGTGGGTGAGCTTGCGCGGCGGATCATCGAAGGTCCAGTGCTCGGCGGCCATGAACTCCTCGAAGGTCTCTTCGGGCTGCTCTTCGTCCTCGCCGGTTAGCCGCTCGAGCTCCTCGTCGATATCCTCCTTTACGTGGTGCTCTCTCGGCGTAAGTCTCTCTACCTCGTGGGGAGGGAGACGGCTGGCGTGAAAGCCACCCTCTCCGGCCGGGTACAGCGCCCAGGTGCGGATCTCCTCGACCATCTTCGGCACGTGGTACTCGGGAGCGGTCTCGGAGACAGTGTTGGTCAGCACGACATGCGCCACGTCGCCCGTCTCGGCCACAGCCCCTGATAGCTTGCGGTACAAGAGCCTAGCCATCACCCGCTCGGCCTCGTCGTCCTGGCGAGAATAGTCGACCTGGCCGGTCCTCTCGTTACGCAGCATCATCGTGGACCAGCCACCACGGGACAGCCTGTCGGAGCGGATCTCTATGTGGCCCACGCCGGTCACGCACTCCTCGGCGGCCTCTATCATCCCGGTGATGGACCGGGTCCTCGCCCGCTTGCGCGCGCTCTCTTTTTCTCTATCTTCTGTCATGCTGGTATTCATTGTAGCGGCTCCTTTCTCGTGATCTTGAACGTTCTTATGGACTCGGCTCACGGTCGACCTGGAAGTCACAGAGCGGGGTAGCGCAGGTACTGCATGTTCGCAACCGGATAGGCCCCGGCGGTCCAGCTTTGGCTACCACATGGTAGGCCGGGAGCTATCCATACCGCCGGGGCCGGTCTCAATGGCAGGTGAACAGTTGTCCCAACGAGGCTTCGCCGTGGGAGGTCCTTTATCCTTCACCAGCTCGCGCACGGAGCCGGAGTTCACGTCGGCGGAGCGCGCCCTGGCTGGAGGTGAGTCCGTGGTAAGCATGTCGTTTGTCCCTAGATGTAGCTCTCGTGCTCCTCGCCTAGCTTCTCGCTGTGTCTATCAGTGGTCTTTTTCATTCGAACTGCCGGTATGCAGCGGGATAACCACCCGCAATATAGTAAGAATCGCAAACGGCATGCTCAGCACAAGTAGGACCCACATTAACTCTGTTGCCCAACTCTCGAAGAGTCCGTTACCAAAGAACCTCCCCGCAACGAGGTACACACCACCTACCATTACAAGCCCCGCCGCGCCTACCGCCAAAATGGTGCCAAAGAACGCGAGCACACCTTTCAGAGCTTTGTGCTGCATAGTTATCTCCTTTCCTCCTTTTCCGCTCCGCTCGACGTTTACTGGGCTGCTAATCACAGACCATCTAGTCCAGGAGACTCGCGTTGCCTTCAGCAGCAAGCCTCAATAGTGTCTGCCCGTGACAGATCTCCGGGCTATAGAGCGTGAGTGGTGTGCCGTCCTTTGGCGCGCACCAACAGGCCAGTACCGGACTAGGATGCCAGAGGAAAAGCCGGAGCGTTTCCAAGTCGATATTCTCCCGGGCATGTAGCTCGTAGAGCTCGAGTACTTTTGGAAGGTCGCCGTCGCGGCCCACCTTGTACGGGTTAGCGTAGGGGCTTTCAGGTAAGTGGTAGCGAGGCATTGCACGCCCGACATACAACTCGTAGGGGACTTCCGAGAGTACGTATACGACGCTCCCGGTTTGTTCCTTAGCCACCCTTCACCTCCCGCAAGGACTCCGAGTAGGTCTCTGAGATAGCCCCGGCCTCCCTGAAGGCGGCGATCACGTCGGCCTGACCGTCCTTACCAAGTCCGCTGGAGAGCGAGGTCTTGGTCACGGTGACCACCTGGGCCATGGTCTCCTCGGGCAGATGCTCGAGGAGTATGGCGTATGCTTTTGCGGAGTCTATGTTCTCCCGGCGGGTCTCTACCACCTTTAGCACCTTGCCCTCGGTGGTGGATACCTCTCTGGCGTAGACGTAATCTTGCAACGCCTGGCGCGTCTTTTTTGCCGCCGCTTCCACCGCCTGTAGCTGCTCCCACATCCTTGCGGCGCGCCGGTCGGTTAGCTCTTCGGGCGGGCCGTCCATTATGGCCTGTGCAGCACCTGCGATTGCCGGGCAATGAGGAAGTGCGAGGCAATGTTTACAATGGCTTCCCTCACGGTACACCGGCTCACCCTGCCGGGCCTTCTCTACCCGGCCGGCTATACGGGCGAGCTCCCGGTCGGCTGCTTCGAGATCCTCGCGCTCTAGGGTGTGGGCGTGCAGATCCACGGAGCCGTCAGTACCGATACGTCCTATCTGTATCACTGCTTCGTCCCGGCTGAAGGCCCTGGCTGCGGCGAGTCCCAGAAACCGGAGCTGGTGGTTGTCAGCGGGGTGGGGGACCTCGCCCCGGCCCGTTTTCCAGTCCGTCACCACCACGCGGGTATCCTCGACGGCAACCACGTCGGCTGTACCGGGTATCGAGCCTTCGGGAGCGCCCGAGTAGTCGCGGTGGTGCTCGCCTTCCAGTAGCCCAGCCTCTCCGGGTACTCCCGCTAGGGAAGCGGGGGAGAGGTAGAGCCCTAGCTCGGTGTAGAGGGTGCTGTAGACGTTCGGGCGGGACGTGTCCATTATCTTTCGGGGGTCCAGCTTGCGGCAGACGGCCGCGGCCTCGTGGTCTGAGGGAAGTAAGCATTCCTCTTTCTGTAGCAGTGCGGCGATGTACTCGTGGACGGCCGTGCCGCGTTCGGCGGCTTCACCGGTGGTCTGTACGTGTTTGTGGGCCTGGGAACCCGGACATGTGTCCGCGAGCTCCAGGCGGCTGGCTGTAAGCTGTGGCTGGCTCATGGCACTATTCATGGTGCTGTTCATGTTGTTCTTCATGGCACTCTCCTTATGATGGTGGGTCTTATGAATCCGGTATATGGACGGTGAGGATGGTGCGAGTTGCAGGGATACGCCCGACACGGTTAGCAGCCCGGTGAGCCAGCGCCCACGCCATTGCCTCTATCGGTCAGGGCGCACTGCTGCGGCCCAGACAGGCCCCAGATCCCGACGCCCCGGCTGCGAGCTTGTTGCTGGATGGACTCGAAGAGGGGCCTGTCCGCCGTGTTTGGCTCATAGAAGAGATCTTGAGATAGGCCGAGCTCCAGCAACAGTTCTGCGTGGAGCCTCTCTCGTCCGGGAGCGGAGACGTTGCCAAGGAGCCTCCCGTAAGGATCAACCATCTCCTTTCCGAGCGTGAGCCGTACTTGCTTTCCTTCTAGCTCTCTACTGGTGAAGTTCGTAGCTTGTGCTGACAGAGGCTGTGAGCTATCCGTTTCCGGCGCGTCCACGCCTATTAGCCTCAGATCACTCTTACCGTCTATGGCGGGCTGTATCTCCACCGTGTCGCCATCCAGAACCCTGGTGACGGTTACGGTGCGGCTACCGCCCGGTTGGCCGGACGCACCGGTGTCACCGGCCGACTGGGCGATCTTCTCTGCCTCTGTCTTGCCCCGCTCCACGGCCTACTGGACCCCATCCTGGGCCTCTTCTATGCCGCCGGAGCATCCGGTGGCTAACACAATGAAGATGCCTAGTAGCAGGTACGGGAGGACCCGCCAGATTTTAGGGTGTCCCGACCGGGTTTTTACCGAGGCGCTGACCCTACAGCGTCGATTCGGGGTTTCATCATTTTGTCTCATCGGGTTCAGCTCCTCTCCTAGATTCGCGGGGCGTGCCTCATGGGGCTCATGCCAGGAGTTTCATGTCAGAAGGCTCTGCTGGAGGGGCTCGCCGGAGTGTCTGCCGTGGTCCTCCTCGGGAGCGGCAGGGCTCTCATCGGCCGGAGTCTCGTGAATAGACCGTGTTCCGGCGTCAGGTTCGGAGTTCCCGTCCCGGATCTCCTGCTCGCGGACTGTCTCATAAAGGGCGAGGGCCGACCTCGACCACTGGCGCATCGTGCGCTTGAAGTCGTCCACGGTCTGCTCTTCCAAAGCGTCCGAGATCTCCTGATGCTCCACGGACATGCTCTCGAACACGGTGATGGCCGCCGGGATGGAGGGAAGGTGTCGGGTGGCTGTACCCTCCCTCGCGGCGATCCTCCCGGCTACGAAGCGGACTAGCTCGCGCAGGAGCTCCTTTTTCAAGAGGAGATCGTGGTTATCTGCTACGGCTTCAGCGAGTTCCGGGGCTAACTCCGCTGCCGGCTCGCAGTGCAACCGGTCCCGGTCCTCGGAGAGCGCCAGATATATCCCGGCCTCCCTGAGCGCGAAGTAGGTCTCGTAAGAGTCCACCTGGCGAACCTCCTAGACTTCGCTAGCTTGCCTAACCTTTCTGGCTTCCCTACTCGGCCGCCCGCTCCTCACCGCCCGAGTCCTTCGGGGTGAGGCGGTCTATCCACTCTTCCGCCTCGCTGCGACTCAGTTGGGAGAGGGACTTGCCGATGCGTTGCTCTAGCCTTTCAACACCGTTCTGGCCCCTCCACTCCTCGGCGAGGGTCTTTATGAAGTCGATCTGACTCTTCGGAGCCTTCGACTGCTCCCGGTTTTTCGAGACCTGGGAGCTGCTTTCCTCGTCGTCGTTGCGTTGACCGTCAGAGGTCTGTCCGCCGGCACTCTGGCGGGGCAGGTCCCGTACGTTGCTCGAATTACGCGCCGATTGATCTTTATGTTGCGCGGAGGTTTGACTGCTGTTACTCTGTCCCTGGTTACCTGATGAGCCAGGCTGTCCTTCTTCGCTATCGACCACCTCCTCCAGGGCAGCCGCCGAGACGTTGACCGCATCCCTCAAAGCGCGCGCCTTAGCCCGCGTCTCCGACATCCTGATCAGGTGCGGTACTATGTTCCGGGAGACGTTTTGCGGACTGGCGTCCCCGATCCCCGAGTAGGTCTTTAGCTCGCCGGAGCCCGGGTTCTCCTCGATCTGGACGGTCGCCTTGACTATGGCTACCTGACCGTTTGAGTCCTCGGGCACCTGTATAAGCTCGGTGTCTATTCCGACCAGGCCGCGGCTGTGAGCCTCATTCAAGAGCCCGGCGAACAAAACGAACTGCTTGCCCTGACGTTGAATCATGAACTCTTCACGCATCGGATCATCCTCCTCGTATATGGGGGAAGGTACAACGAAAGCGGCGGGTTGACCCCGCTCATCTATTAGAGGCGGGTCAACCCGGCCGGTGTAAGCTAGAGGTACTCCTATCCGGGAAACCGGACCCGGATCTCCTGTACCTTCCGCACCCGTGTAGTCTCCTCGGGCTCTTCACCTCGATCTCCGTAGATCCGCTCCAGAAGCCGCTGGCCCTGCTTTACGGGGCAGTCCTCCCTGTGATCTGGCCTTGACTTGGGTAGTTCATGCGTCTCTCGAATAGCCCACCCGCGCCTGCCGCAGTACACACAGTACGTGCCATGGCAGTCCTCGGCCACCGCGGCCAGCGTATTTGGCCGGTCTTCCGGCCGTTCATGAACCGCAAGCCGGGCTAGAAGGTCCATAGCCTGTCGCTCTCTAGAGTTTGTCAGACGGATCAGGACGCGTCGCGAGGAGTTCCAGAGTGCCTCTCCCTATAGGAACGCATCTTTACCCTCGATCCGCAGATCTCCATGACGCACCAGCTACCCGAACGGTTCTTCGAGGCGTCATAGAAGATCCACTGACACTCCTTATTGGCGCAAGCCTTTAGCCGCTGCCAAGTTCCTTCATAGCCCGCCCTAATCGCCGCGATCAGCATGTCTTCGACAGCCTTCTCCGTGCCGGTAAATGGAGAGCACAAAAGTGGCCGTCCCGCCGAATCGAAGCTGACGCCGAGCCCAGTAGTACTGACCAGGTCATTAAGTCTCGAAGAAGCCTTCGTAACCTCTAGCGATGTCCCGAGGTTGTGTGAGAGCAGTATGTCTCGTAGCCCCTCTCGCAACTCACGCAGGCGTGCGAGTTCAGTATCTCCAACTGAGTCTACCGGGCTGTAGCCCGATTCTTCGAGCCACCTCCTGGCCTCCTTGGAGCTTTCGAGATGGTCGTAGCCTCGCATCCGATTTCTCGTGTTTACGAACCGTTGCACGCGGTCAAGTGTTTCCGGGGCTTGCTTCGTCTGTGCTGCCTTTTCTGACATGGTTTCCTTAACCGGTCTCTTCCGAACCTGGAATATCTAGTCCCATGTTACCGCCTATACGCTTTGACTGGTTCGGCCCGCTGGTGTAAGTTACTGTCTTACACGTTTTGACGGTAACTTAGAGAGAGGCGGTACCGTGAGTAAGACGACTAGACTGGCACTGGCGGGGCTGGCCGCGATTGCGGTGGCCTATGGGTTCGCCCGCTATGGTTACGGCCTGTTCGTACCTGCCTTCCGGGAGGAGTTCGGGCTCTCTACCGCGACGGTGGGGCTTATCTCGAGCGCCGGTTACGCTGCCTATCTCTCAGCGATGGTCTTGACCGGGTTCCTTGCCGGAAGGACGGGACCGAGGCTTCCGGTGGTCACGGGCACCGTGTGCGCCGGTACGGGGATGCTCCTGATCGCCACCGCGCAGAGTGCCTTGCCGCTCGTTGTTGGGGTGGTGCTGGCGGGGTCTAGCCCAGGCTTCTGCTGGGCGCCGTTCTCCGATGCCGTCGCCATGCTGGTGGAGGGGGAGCGCCAGGGCCGCGTGCTCTCTGTAGTTAGCACCGGCACCACCTTCGGGCTGGCGGTGGCCGGCCCTGTGGTACTTCTGACCGCGACCGGAAGCTTCAGTGATGGTTTGGGATGGCGTTATGCCTGGGCTGCATTCGCCGTAGCCGCCTTGCTGGTGGCCCTCTGGAACGCGAGGCTCCTGCCAGGGGAACCATACCGTAAGGCGTCCGTGGAGACCGGGAACGGGGAAGGCGTGAGTAGAACCGGCATCGGCTGGTTTCTATGCCGTAGATCGGCTCCACTGCTAGGCCAGGCTTTCACTTACGGGTTGATCGCCGCCTTCTACTACACCTACGCTGTAGACCTCGTGCGCCGGTCGGGGCTCGCAGAAGCGTGGGGGCCGGTACTGTGGAGCCTCGTGGGTGTCGCTGGGGTGACCGGCGTACTCTCTGGTGACGCCGTCTCGCGGTTTGGCCTCAAGAATTGTCTCACTGCCTGCCTCGGCGTACTCGCCGTCTCAATCGGTGCTCTGAGCCTTACGGAAGATTCCGGGCTACTCGTAATTGTTTGTGCCTTAGTGTTCGGAGCGAGCTACATGCCGATCTCCGCTCTGCTGGTGGTCTGGAGCGGTAACGTCTTCCACGAAAGGCCAGCCACCGGCTTCAGCGCAGTCCTGTTTTCTCTGGCTTTAGGCTCCATCGTCGGGCCGGCTATCCTTGGCGCGGTAGCGGGGATCTTCGATCTACGAGTAGCATTTTGGTGCGCTGCTGCGTTGACGGCGGTAAGCATCGCGCTCAGCCCGAGTTCCGACATTCGCGGCACAGCGCCAAAGGTACCAGCCGACAGTACAGAACCCGCGGCTTAGGCAGGCTATGATGGAGAGGAAGATGAGTAGCCAAAGGGCTGAGCGCCAAGGGAGCGAACGGCCACGGCTCCGCGCCTCACGACCCGGTAGGAAGCCAAAGTTTGATCGCGAATCTTACGCCTGGCGCAAGGTGGTTGAGCGATGTGTGAACAAGCTCAAGCAGTGACGATGCCACGCCACGCGCTACGAGAAGAGGGCTGTCAACTACCGGGCTGCTGTTGTGATCGCTGCGTTGTTTATTTGGCTGACTTCACGATCCATTAGACCCGCCCTAGAACCACGATGCCCTGAAGAGGGGAGCGTCCGTAGCTCTCCAAAACGCTAACATTCTCCTCCAGAGCCACTCCGGCACTAGCCTCGGTGAGGACATCTCCCAGTCCACGTCCAGCCGCCAGCCGCCGACGCGCCGCACGTAGCCGCTCTCCAAGAGATACTCCCGGTGCGTGTCGCACTCGACCCACACTAGCCTTCGCTCCAAGGTCCGCGCGAGCTCCCCTGCGCCCCCGTACAAAAGCACCGCGAACCGGTATTCCTCTACCTGGGGATCGGCAACTGCCCTATCTAGCATCAGCCCGCCACGTGCCTTGCGGTAACGCGCCACCGCCAGCACTTGACCCCGTTCCTCGGCTACAAGAAAGCGTTCCTTGAGGATGTTCGGCCCTCCTACACCAGCGCGGTGCCGGATACTTGCCACGGCATTCGCGTCGTCGGCTGTAGCCCGGCGAATCTCCATGTCCCTCATAGCCTCTCCTAACCCCGGTCCGACTAGGCCATAGGCAACTACTCCAGTAGCCACGTTCGTTGCCGTTGACCGGTAGTAGCAACGCGATTCTTTGCCAAGCCTCATCTATTGGTCCACTTAATCTCCAAGCTGAGTTCCTTTTACTTCGTATCCGAGTCGGGCTGAAGCTTCAGGAGAGCGCCGAACCTCTGGGAGGCCGTGAGGAAGCAGACCAAGGC of the Rubrobacter aplysinae genome contains:
- a CDS encoding cold-shock protein: MQHSQHAGGKRRRISLSKHRTEIEQWVSQGRSDEWIGTALGTTSSSVQSFRSRNRIMRPRGGEAPSTPSGEAETLDKPVSVFEGVLDQGEEGYGLWLDPAVADDPRFREGFDGVSDVRVVIEPCRIILKPAPAGDTAQSPDLFSIFGGNDAADAATGGPEKAAGTGWQVDHGTHAAGATGEPGKVKFFDSEKGFGFIVRPGGGDVFFHRSEIRDDRELESGEYVLYEPASSSRGPVAQRVRAVG
- a CDS encoding thermonuclease family protein; amino-acid sequence: MERGKTEAEKIAQSAGDTGASGQPGGSRTVTVTRVLDGDTVEIQPAIDGKSDLRLIGVDAPETDSSQPLSAQATNFTSRELEGKQVRLTLGKEMVDPYGRLLGNVSAPGRERLHAELLLELGLSQDLFYEPNTADRPLFESIQQQARSRGVGIWGLSGPQQCALTDRGNGVGAGSPGC
- a CDS encoding ATP-dependent DNA helicase — encoded protein: MDKPNTTRSLDDTLEAVDALFAADGPLAEIKDGYSPRPEQIQLAKETARAVHGADTLLGDCPTGVGKGLGYLAGGVLAGGKLVVSTATLALQAQLLNQDLPLLRKAVCRLYGYPEEEGFSFAVMKGRSNYLCINRYESTLQQPGMLDGNTLQDLIDFRESTETGDREDLHKPVPASRWLEVASDGEDCAPNACSFREQCFYYAHRDKAASADVIVVNHALLLANAASYGNIFDVGGRHLVADEAHRLEEVMGEAFGLKVSNWRIKYAMRQALKKNEDLKEYTDRAESAGDLFFEGLRENVELGSEEAAPSSYSTLYDSLQSVERLLRNDPREEANNLSFMVMRVRKDLKAFYSDPLASHTYSVVAGRSTDPRRKPYPELRSWLIETGEVFRDEVLGLFADKGKVLVSATLASSRKKGSGGESRGSFRYARERLGLREEDLEAALNAENAELDEDGLPAGACPAGEIRELASPEIFDYSRRALIYTEPASNNTDKPAADLDTVRRTEELVEIAGGNTLVLLSTSRAVRAFQENFETDYPVRFQGEDSPGRLVKWLRETEGGVLVGTRMFWEGCDVSGEALGCVVIDKVPFAAPDDPVIAALVSRAGKDWFRSVTLPKAQVALRQGAGRLMRTATDRGVIALLDPRINTKPWGKAVMNSLPGAPITDSIEDVRRLSGTYFGHRGSAGPEPTDRRDDRRRA
- a CDS encoding DUF4326 domain-containing protein; the protein is MAKEQTGSVVYVLSEVPYELYVGRAMPRYHLPESPYANPYKVGRDGDLPKVLELYELHARENIDLETLRLFLWHPSPVLACWCAPKDGTPLTLYSPEICHGQTLLRLAAEGNASLLD
- a CDS encoding ParA family protein; translated protein: MIITVTSHKGGVGKTVTAVHLAAYLSWHTGMSNEASTLLVDADPNHNALRWQQRGALPFSVVAEEQAAEHAPKHQHIVIDTQGRPGKDDLEALVQGCDLLVIPSMPDALSLDTLMLTIGELEELGRKDGYRVLLTSVPPWPIRSGSKARRTLEDLGVPLFDAEIRRREAFQKAAIMGVPVYDAKDRRATDGWNDYCRVAEEITTQT
- a CDS encoding DUF2800 domain-containing protein, whose protein sequence is MKNNMNSTMNSAMSQPQLTASRLELADTCPGSQAHKHVQTTGEAAERGTAVHEYIAALLQKEECLLPSDHEAAAVCRKLDPRKIMDTSRPNVYSTLYTELGLYLSPASLAGVPGEAGLLEGEHHRDYSGAPEGSIPGTADVVAVEDTRVVVTDWKTGRGEVPHPADNHQLRFLGLAAARAFSRDEAVIQIGRIGTDGSVDLHAHTLEREDLEAADRELARIAGRVEKARQGEPVYREGSHCKHCLALPHCPAIAGAAQAIMDGPPEELTDRRAARMWEQLQAVEAAAKKTRQALQDYVYAREVSTTEGKVLKVVETRRENIDSAKAYAILLEHLPEETMAQVVTVTKTSLSSGLGKDGQADVIAAFREAGAISETYSESLREVKGG
- a CDS encoding CGNR zinc finger domain-containing protein; translation: MSEKAAQTKQAPETLDRVQRFVNTRNRMRGYDHLESSKEARRWLEESGYSPVDSVGDTELARLRELREGLRDILLSHNLGTSLEVTKASSRLNDLVSTTGLGVSFDSAGRPLLCSPFTGTEKAVEDMLIAAIRAGYEGTWQRLKACANKECQWIFYDASKNRSGSWCVMEICGSRVKMRSYRERHSGTPRDAS